CCTCGGCGGCACCCTGGTCGGTGAGCGCCCCCACCGTCAGCTCGGTCTTCCGGCCGGCGGGGAATTCGACGGGGATCGTGCTGCCGACGCGTACCTCGTGCTCCTTGGCGAACTTCGCATCCATGCCGATGCGCCCGTCGCCGAGCGCCGCCGCGCTGTTCCCCTGCGCGTAAGTGACCTGGGCGACGTCGTCGAGCCGCGGATCGTAGGCCGCGGCCGCCGTCTCGATCCGCTCGCCGTCCGGCAGCCGCACCGCGAGCGTCGCCAACCGCAGGCGGACCACGAGCCCGATGCCCTCCGTGCCGCGCACCTCGTCGGTGAGCTCCTGCGAGAACGGTACGAAGTTGCTGTTCTGGATCACGAAGTCGGCGCCCAGCGTCTTGTCGATCTGCTGATCGAAGGACTTGGTCATGGACGCGCTGGCCACGGACATCCCGCCGACCAGCGCGAGGCCCACCATCAGGGCGGCCGCGGTGGCGCCCGTCCGTCGTGGATTGCGCAGCGCGTTGCGCTGGCTCATCCGGCCGACCGAGCCGAACAGCGCGGGGAAGGCGCCGCCCAGGACCCGGATCACCGGCCGCACCAGAAGCGGTCCCGCGATCACCGTCGCGATGAGCGTCAGGACGACCCCAAGCCCCAGCAGGGAGGCGGCCGTCGAGGTCGTCGACGACGCGGCACACCCAGCGAGCGCGGCGACGCCGACCGCGCCGACGATCGCGCCCACCACGGCACGTATCCGCAACGGCCGTCCCACACCGGCGACTTCGGCGTCCGCGAGGGCCGCCATGGGGGAGACGCCGGCCGCGCGCCTGGCCGGGAGATACGCCGCGACGAAGGTGACGCCCACTCCGACGGCGTACGAGGAGACAGGTGTCGCCCAACCGAGCACCATCTCGGTGGACTTGAGGTTCATGCCGAACGCGGTCATGAGCTTGATCAGCCCCAGCGCGAGCCCGATTCCCGCGGCGAGTCCGACCGTCGAACCGACCAGACCGAGCAGTAGTGCCTCGGTGAGCACGGACCGGCGCACCTGGCGTCGGTCGGCGCCGAGGGCACGCAACAGGCCCAGTTCGCGGGTGCGTTGGGCGATGAGCATCGAGAAGGTGTTGACGATGAGGAAGACGCCGACAAGCACGGCGATTCCGGCGAACCCGAGCATCACGTACTTGATGACATCCAGGAATCCGCCGAGTTGGGCGGCCGCCGACTTGGCTTGCTCTTCGGAGGTCTGCAAGTCGTAGGGATTGGCGCCGAGTTCGGTGGTGATGCGCTGCTTGAGCTGAGCGTCACTGACGCCCGGCGCCGCGTCCACCGAGATGCTCGTGGCGGACTCGGCACTGCCGAGCAGCTTGGTCTGCGCGGTCGGGGTGTCGAGGAACACCAGCGCGGCACCGGGGTTGGTGGTGGTGAAGGTGGCGATCCCGACGATCCGCACCGGGAACGAGCCGGGCTGCGCCTGCACCGTCAGGGTGTCACCGATACTGACGTGCTTCTTCTTGGCGGTGTCCGCGTCCAGGAGCGCCTCGCCGCCCCCCTTCGGCTCACGGCCGGAGGTCAGCTCCACCGCACTGCGTTCGGTGACCTCCCAGTTGGTGACGATGGTGGGGGCGCCTGTCGTCGGCCCGACCGACTCGTTCTCACTGTCGACGACCGTGGCGTTCTCCACCGCCGCGTCGACGTGCGTGGCGGCGACACCGTCGACCTTCGCCAGCCGCTCCGCGAGCGAGGCGGGCACGGTCGCGGTGGCCCCGGTCGGGATCTGCGAGTCGAGATCGTTCCTCGGCTGCACGGTCACATCGGCCGAAGTGGAGGCGAAGAGCCGGTCGAACGTGCGGGTCACCGTGTCGGAGAAGATGAGGCTGCCCGCGACGAACGCCACAGACAGCACGACGGCCAGCGCCGAGAGCAGCAGCCGCCCCTTGTGCGCGAGAAAGCTCCGCAGAGTCGCCTTGAGCACGGCCGCCTCAGTCCTTGTCGAGGGTTACGTCGCCGGAGCCGCCGTCGGGAGCCATGGCACCGGAGCCGCTGGAGGCACCGGAGCCCTCGCCGGGAATCGCGCCCCCTGCGCCCGCGCCTCCACCGTCGAACGTCACCCGAATCGTGTCGAACCGCTTCATGCGCTCCAACACCGCCTCCGCCGTGGGCCGTTCCATCTCGTCCACGATCCGCCCGTCCCCGAGGAAGAGCACCAGGTCGGAGTGGGCGGCCGCGCCCGGATCGTGCGTGACCATGACGACGGTCTGACCCAGATCGTCGACCGCCTCGCGCAGGAATCCGAGCACTTCGAGTCCCGCACGGGAGTCGAGGTTGCCGGTCGGCTCGTCCGCGAAGATCAGTTCGGGGCGTGACGCGAGCGCCCGGGCGCAGGCGACGCGCTGCTGCTGACCACCGGACAGCTGCGCGGGCCGGTGCTTGAGCCGGTCGCGCAGCCCGAGCGTGTCTATGACCTGGTCCAGCCACTTCTGATCGGGCCTCTGACCGGCGATGTCCATGGGCAACGTGATGTTCTCGGCCGCGTTCAGGGTCGGGATCAGGTTGAACG
This genomic interval from Streptomyces dengpaensis contains the following:
- a CDS encoding FtsX-like permease family protein → MLKATLRSFLAHKGRLLLSALAVVLSVAFVAGSLIFSDTVTRTFDRLFASTSADVTVQPRNDLDSQIPTGATATVPASLAERLAKVDGVAATHVDAAVENATVVDSENESVGPTTGAPTIVTNWEVTERSAVELTSGREPKGGGEALLDADTAKKKHVSIGDTLTVQAQPGSFPVRIVGIATFTTTNPGAALVFLDTPTAQTKLLGSAESATSISVDAAPGVSDAQLKQRITTELGANPYDLQTSEEQAKSAAAQLGGFLDVIKYVMLGFAGIAVLVGVFLIVNTFSMLIAQRTRELGLLRALGADRRQVRRSVLTEALLLGLVGSTVGLAAGIGLALGLIKLMTAFGMNLKSTEMVLGWATPVSSYAVGVGVTFVAAYLPARRAAGVSPMAALADAEVAGVGRPLRIRAVVGAIVGAVGVAALAGCAASSTTSTAASLLGLGVVLTLIATVIAGPLLVRPVIRVLGGAFPALFGSVGRMSQRNALRNPRRTGATAAALMVGLALVGGMSVASASMTKSFDQQIDKTLGADFVIQNSNFVPFSQELTDEVRGTEGIGLVVRLRLATLAVRLPDGERIETAAAAYDPRLDDVAQVTYAQGNSAAALGDGRIGMDAKFAKEHEVRVGSTIPVEFPAGRKTELTVGALTDQGAAEGFGMRGGLFFGFGTVEKYLPNGQDSVLYVNAAPGTSADQLRSNLEKALEPYPQVQVLDQADYKDLIHDQIAVLLYLVYALLGLAIVIAVLGVVNTLALSVVERTREIGLLRAIGLARRQLRRMIRLESVVIAVFGAVLGLALGMVWGVCVQQVLALQGMKAFAVPWATIIAVVVGSAVVGIVAALLPALRASRMNVLAAIAHE
- a CDS encoding ABC transporter ATP-binding protein; its protein translation is MSTPAAEHAVGRAEADGIAARARGLTKAYGSGETTVLALDSVDVDIMRGRFTAVMGPSGSGKSTLMHCLAGLDTVSAGQVWLGDTEITGLKDRELTRLRRDRIGFMFQSFNLIPTLNAAENITLPMDIAGQRPDQKWLDQVIDTLGLRDRLKHRPAQLSGGQQQRVACARALASRPELIFADEPTGNLDSRAGLEVLGFLREAVDDLGQTVVMVTHDPGAAAHSDLVLFLGDGRIVDEMERPTAEAVLERMKRFDTIRVTFDGGGAGAGGAIPGEGSGASSGSGAMAPDGGSGDVTLDKD